CATGAAGTTTAACTGGAAGTCCCCTGAAAAAGAAATGAGCGAAAAGCTCAAAAAGGCCTGTATCGATTTTGAATACGAATTGAGGCCTAAAATCACTAAATTCTTATTGGAACGTTTGGACGCAGAGTGTTGTGGCGATTTGAGCTGTTTTTATTTTGATGTGGACCTCAACTCCGGATGGGTAGGGATTGGGACCGAAACTCCTCAGGATTATATTGACAAGATCCAGGTTGATTTTGACAATGAAATCAATGGCAACCTTAACTTTTCGGCTTTGGCTTCCTAATTATTGATCAAAATTTCCATTCCCTGCAGGATGTTGTTTCGGAGCAATACAATTTCCCATAACTTTTAACTTTAGACAATTCCTTCGCATTTTTTAAGTGTTTTTATGTTTAGGATTTTGGATTCCCACCGTTGATTTCCATAGCGGGTGAGTTTTCCTTAGGCGCGCTGGGTTTGGAAAAAAAGTCTGATTTTTGGGATATGAACCCCGCAGAAGAATATATCCTATCCAGAGAGGAGCCTTACCGAAGCATTTTGTTGCATCTTAAGGCCATCCTGGAAGGGGTCATCCCCAATGTAGATATGAAATACAAATGGAGGATTCCCTGTTTTTATGCGGACAAACATCCTATTTGTTATTTAAACGCCTCCTACAAGGGAGGATTTGTGGATATCGCCTTTTGGAATTCCGCCCATTTGACCAAACACCTTGAACTGATGCATTCTGAAAAAAGAAAAGTGGTCAAATCCTTTCGCTACTTCACTTTGGAGGAAATCAATGATGAAGTCCTTATTGAAGTGGTGCAAGAGGCTTATGATCTAAGGAAAAAAGGGTTCTACAAACGGAGTTAGTTGTTCATCGGACCATTTTTCGATATTAAAATTGGGCTCGTCCCCACCCTCAACAAAAGGGAGGTTGGGAATGCCGTCAACACCTTTTACCAATACCTGCAAACCCCAACTTCCCCGGTAAAATTTGAAGGTAGCCGGACTATTGATTTCCATGGTACTCTGTCGTTTATCATCGGAAATTCGGGTCATCCTTGTTGCGGATGGATTCCAATTACCAGGGTTTTTATGATTTCCGGTAATATACCACTTCATGCGCATTGGAAACCGTTACCGTGTAGGTGGCCGTAACTTTTTTGGATGGAATAAACTGCCAAGGGTATATTTTGTTACACTATTTTTTAAAGGGAATTAATTGTTTTTCGAATAGCGACCAAATCGGAAAGCAATTTTTCCAAAAGACTCAAATCCAACATATTGGCACCGTCGCTTTTGGCATTGGAGGGATTAAAATGGGTTTCCATAAACAGGCCGTCAACCCCGGCCGCGATGCCCGCTCTTGCCATGGTACCTATTAGTGCGGGACGTCCCCCCGTGACCCCCGAAGATTGATTGGGCTGTTGCAGGGAATGGGTAACATCAAGGACTACGGGGGCGTATTGTTTCATGGTCGGTATCCCCCTAAAATCGACCACCATATCCTGATAGCCGAACATGGTCCCCCGATCGGTTATCCAAGCATGTTCGTTGCCTGATTCATGCACTTTGGTCACCGCATGCTTCATACTTTCGGGACTCATGAATTGGCCTTTTTTTAAATTGACCGTCTTGCCCGTTTTGGCCGCTGCAACCACCAAATCGGTTTGGCGCACCAAAAAAGCGGGTATTTGTAGCACATCTACATATTCTGCCGCCATGGCAGCATCCTGTTCCGTATGGATATCCGTTATTGTGGGTACGTTGAAGGTATCGGATACCTTTCTGAGGATCTTTAAGGCTTTTTCATCCCCAATTCCCGTAAAGGAATCCAGGCGACTTCGATTCGCTTTCTTAAAACTGCCCTTAAACACATAGGGAATCTGGAGATTATTGGTTATTTGGATCACTTTTTCCGCAATTCGTAAGGCCATATCCTCTCCCTCAATGGCGCAGGGACCGGCCAATAGAAAGAAATTGCCACTGGATGTATAGGTAATTTTGGGTATCTGGGATAAGGACATGATCGCTTTTTCGACAAAAGTACTATTTTGAAATAGGATCGTTATACCTATACCCAAATAACCTACTATGCTACGTCTTCCACTTTTGGTCTTTTTGGGCCTTGTTCAACTTACCTATGCCCAGTTTGGGAAGAATTGCGAATTGCGGCAATTAAAAATTAATCTCATTCACCCTGGCATTGAATATGAGATGGCCCTGGGCGTAAACTCCACTTTGGATATTAGGGTGGCCTATCAGACCTCGCTAGATCCCTTTACCGAAAGACCAATCGAAAACTATGACTTTTTTCCCGCATTGACCCTTCAAAATCGGTATTACTACAATTTTGGAAGTAGGGGGAGAAGGGGACATCAGATTTATGGGAATTCGGCCAATTATATAGCCCCGTCGGTCTCGGTATTCGAATCGGGGAGTAGAGTAGTGGAAGGCGCTATTGCAGAAGGAGTTTTTGCCACCACGGGTTTGGTCACAGGACTTCAAAGAAGTTACAATTCGGGACTGAGCTTTTCAGTGGATATTGGTGCCGCCTATTATTGGGGACCCTTTGATGAAGGCATCCAACCGGTTTTCAACCTAAGTATCGGTTGGATCGTTAATGAAAAACGATGGTGTGTGGGAAGATAGGGCCCCATGCTAAACTTTTGATAAATAGTACGCAGGGTAAGGACAAAGACAATAGCTTTAGGGATACTAAAAACCGGACCATGTATAAACCACTCTTATTGCTATGCTGCCTTGCCATTTTTTTCGGTTCCAATCTCAATGGTCAGTACTTACAGGAAAAAGGATTGGGAATCATTAATTTGGAACGGCACCAGTTTACCATAAACCTTTTGGCACCGGGCTTCCGTTATGAGCTGGGTCTGTTGAGAAACGTCAGTGCTTCCACTAGTTTTAGCCCGGCCTTTGTAAACTATAGAGAGGGATACACTTTTGGGTATTCATGGCATGTGAGATTGCGATATTACCATAACATTCGAAAGCGATTGGACATCAATAAGAATGTGGTCGGAAACTCAGCAAATTATTTTGCTGCGGCCCAATCCATTTTTTGGGAACCGATTCAAATAGTTGAAAATATGCCCAACACCAAAGATTGGTCGTTTTCGTTTTATGGAGCGGTTTATGGCATACAAAGAACTTTTCGCAAGGGGTTAAATATCAATGCTGAGGTTGGTTATGGCTACATTAGGGGAGACGGACTGCTAGATGGTCATGGTCCTTTGGTTCATATCACCTTTGGATGGGTACTCACTAAGCGTAGGAAGCAACCAGAGTTTCAATTTGATGTTGATTAGTTACAAAATTATTTTTTTTAAAGCTTCCATATACCCCCGACTTACCCGGACCACATCCTGGTTAAGCATGGTAACATCATAGCTTTTTCCATATTTGTTCAATTCCTTCACTTTGTCCAGATTGATGATGGAAGAACGATGTACCCTCAGAAATTTCTGGGGATTCAGTTTCTGTTCCAAATCCGAAATTCCAAAATTGCTCAGGTATACCTGCTTGTCCACATGAAGCTTGGAGTAATCACCGTAAGCCTCTACCCATTGGATGTCATTGACAGCCGTTGTGATCAGTTTTTTGTTTTGCTGGACCAAGACCCGGGTAGGATAATCCGTTTTATTCATAAGAAGGCTTTCGGTAAGCCTGCCCAGTTTTTGGTTGTCCGGGTTGAGGCGTTCTATGGCCAATCTAAAACGCTCTTTGGTATACGGCTTTAAAAGGTAATCCACGGCATGGACCTCAAAGGCCTTTAGGGCATATTCATCATAAGCCGTAGAAAAGATAATGGCGGGCAGTTCCTCTAAATAGGTCAATACCTCAAAACCGGTCTTGCCCGGCATCTGAATATCCAAAAACACCAAATCCGGTTTAAATCGGTTGATTTCGGAAATGGCATCCACCCCATTATTGACTTCAGCGATGAGGACCAAATCCGGATAGTCTTCCAAATACTCTTTAATCAACGTTCTACCGGCCTTTTCATCATCGGCAATGAGTACCTTTTTCATAGGGCAAAGCATATTTTAAGCCCCTGGGGTGTGTTGTCCAAAATTTCCAATTGACTTTGATACATTTTTTGAAGTCGTAACTGGGTGTTGCTTAACCCAACCCCTCTGCCAAATAGGCTTTTTTTATCCTTAACCCCTTTTCCGGTATCCGCGATTTCAAACTTCAACTTTTCACCTTCCTTAAAAATTGAAATTGAAATTTTGCCCCCTTTCAACGTATTGGATATGCCGTGCTTAACAGAATTCTCGACCAAAGGTTGTAACAACATGGGAGGTACCATTTCACCCAACAGTGCTTTGGGAACGTTCATTTCAATCTCTAGGCGTTCTTCAAATCTAGCCTTTTCCAGTTCTAGGTATTTGTTCACAAATTCAATCTCATCGGAAAGCGGTACCAACTCCTTTTTTGAAGCTTTTAGTTGGTATCGGAACAAATCCGCCAAAGTGGCAATTAGTTGTCTGGTTTTTTCCTGTTTTGGAGGTACCGAGGCATTTATGGTATTGAATACATTGTAGAGAAAGTGCGGGTTGAGCTGCGCTTTTATTGCGGCCAATTCACTTTTCAATGCAGCTTGGCGTAACTCCCCTTCCATTCTTAATTTTTGTTGGGCCACATTATAATATTCGTAAGCATGAAAGATGCCGAATTGAACTAGATAAAGCAGTGCGGGAATATAAATATCCCAAACAGAACCTGATCCCTCCAAATGTCCAAAATCCACAGCATCTGCAATTGAATAATAGACTTGTTGTGTGCCAAAAATGAAAATGGGCAACGTCACAATGTGTATCAATAGGCGTTTGTAGAGACTTATGGAACGTAATTGTTTGAATATCAAATACCAAATTGGGATGGTGAACAGTAAAAAAATTACGTATTGCAGTCCACAGGAGTCGATATAGGATACAAGGTCAAAAAATTCACCCCGCATGCCGGAGGTAATCCAAATGGCTACATAATAAAGGGTGGCAAAAACAAAATAGAAAATCAGTACTGCCAAAATTTCCTTTCGTCTTAAACCCCAAATCACTTTTCTATCCATGATTGTGTATTTCTCCGAAAATTAAGGAGTTCTTCTCAAATGACGTTTCCATGTTTCGACGAATGGACCTATATGCAGATGAATGGCCCCGGTCAATTCATCGTTCCATGGTTCAATTCAACAGAACCCTTTTTCCATGCTGTAACCATTTGAGGAGTTTTGGGGTATACTTAAAAACGAACAGTCATGAAAACCTTTATTTTTTCGGTATTGCTATTGATCGGTACGGGACTTTCCGCCCAAACCATTAAGGGCAAAGTAGTGGATGATAATGAGCAACCGGTCATATTTGCAGCGGTTACCTTAAATAACCCAAAAGATTCCAGTTTGGTCAAAGCTACCATTACCGCCGACTATGGAATCTTTGAATTTAATGGGATCGTATCCGGAAAATACATTTTAAAAATCACCAATATGGGCTATGCCGATTATACGAGGCGTATTGATTTTAAGGAGGAAAATTTGGATTTTGGTACCATATACCTCAATTCAGAAGCACAAAATTTGGAAGAAGTAACCGTAGTTTCTGAAAAGCCCATGGTCCAGGTATTGGCGGATAAGACCGTATTCAATGTTGAAAATACGATCAATGCCACCGGAACAAGTGCATTTGAGTTGTTGCGAAAGGCCCCCGGTGTCATCGTTGACAATGGCGGCGGGTTTATTGTTGAAGGGAAAACCGGGGTTCAGATTTTTATTGATGGGAAGTTGTCCGTTTTGCAAGGTGAGGACTTGACCAATTATCTGGAAAGCTTACAGGCCACCGACGTGGAATCCGTTGAAATTATCACCCAGCCTTCATCCAAATACGATGCTGCAGGAAATGCTGGGATCATCAACATCAAACTGAAAAAAGATAAGAGCCTGGGTACCAATGGCACTTTTACCTCCGGAATGACGGTTGGGGATTTTGGCCGTACCAATGCCAGCATAAATTTCAACAACAGGGAAAAAAAGGGCAATTTCTATGGTACCTACAGCAACCGATTTGGAAAGAGCACAGGGTTTATCGATCTGTTGCGAAACCAATTTGGGACACAGTTCGATTCCCGCTCCTCCAGCATCTATGATCGCAACACCAATAATATAAAACTGGGGTATGATTACTATCTGAACTCAAAACACACTATTGGCGCCATTGTGAACGGAAATTTTAATAATGGATTTACCAATAGTACTACGCGTACCCCCATTCGGGATGCGGATGCCATCGAAAATGATAGTTTACTTGTAGCGTTCAACCAAAGACAGAACACCTCGTACAACATCAATGCCAACTTGAACTATAAATATGCGGATACACTGGGTCATTCCATCAATGTGGATTTGGATTATGGGCGCTACAATAGCGAACGGGATGCCCTACAGCCCAATACCTATTTCAATGGGGACGAATCCCAGGTTTTGAGCGAGCGAATCACATTTCAGGATACCCCTATCGATATCAATATAGCCACGATAAAAGCGGATTATGAACAGGACTTTCTTAAGGGAAAACTGGGGGTGGGTTTCAAGTTGTCCTATATCAATACGGACAATACGTTTGACTTTTTCAATCAGTTGAATGGGGAGAACATCTTGGATACTTCACAGAGCAATCAGTTTGAATATCAAGAAAATATCAATGCGGCTTATGTCAATTTTAACCGCAAATGGGGCAAATGGAACCTTCAGTTTGGTCTAAGGGTGGAAAACACGGATTCCGATGGGATTCTTACCAGTCAACAGCAAAATGAAGACGATAGGGTACAACGAAACTATACGGATTATTTTCCTTCCGGGGGATTGACGTATCAAATGAACCGCAAAAACCAGTTTGCCTTGACTTATAGCCGAAGGATACAACGCCCCAACTATCAATCGTTGAACCCATTTGAATACCAATTGGATGAACTTTCCTTTAGTAAGGGAAATCCATTCCTGCAACCACAGTATACCAACAACATTAAATTGTCCCATACCTTCAATTACCGGTTGACGACTTCAATCAGCTATAGCTATGTAACGGACTTCTTTGCACGGGTGACCATTGCCGATAGTGAAACGACCAACTTTCTGACTACCTTGAACGTTGCGGACCAAGAAGTCATCAATCTGGGTATTTCCTATCCCAAAAAGATTTATGAATGGTGGAACATTTATTTTAGTCTAAATGCCTATATCAGCGATTTTAAGGCCACCAGTGAGGAGTTTTTACCGGTGCGTCAAGAAACCCTGAGTTTTTATGCCCAGAACACCTTAACTTTATCAAAAACCCTGAAAATGGAAATTTCAGGATGGTACAGTTCCCCTTCCATTTGGGGAGGAACATACCAAACCGAATCCTTGGGTTCCTTGAACCTTGCTTTTCAAAAGAAACTTTTTGATAATCGATTTACGGCCCGTCTTTCCTTCAATGATATTTTGTTCACGGTCCCTTGGAATGGAACTACACAATTCGGTGATCTTTTTATAGATGGCAGGGGAGGCAGTGATAGCCGACAAGTTGCTTTTAGCCTTACCTACGATTTTGGACGAAATGAAATTAAAAAGGCCAGAAAGCGAAAAACAGGATTACAAGATGAAAATGACCGAATAGGGAGTTAGTTTACAGGACTTTCTTGACGTTTTGTACAGGGGGCCACCTGCTTTTAAAAGCAAGATCTCCTTTTAAAATGCAATTCCCGTGAAAACCGAAATTATTCATTGAAATGCAAAAAATATTCAGACTGTTACCACGTATCTTCTGGATTTGAGGCAAGAAGAAAACGTAAGATCAATACAATGTAAACTATTGAATATCAACGGTGTAAAAATGTTTTCTTTCAAGTAGTTGAATGTAATCCTTCTCGGTATGTTTTTTGATATAGATTGCGGTATCAAACGTTAAAAACAATAACCATTATGAGAAAATCATTGACTGCCTTAATTCTGCCCATTTTAATTTCCTCAACCACTTTTGCCCAGCGCAGGGTGGAAGACAATCTTTTTTCACTGAATGTATTGGCTCCAGGAGCAACCTACGAGTTTGCAGTGGGCAATACATCAACAATCAATGCAAGTTTGGAATTTGGGATTTTGTATAGGAATTCTGATTTTTTTGAAGATGGTTTTGGTATTTATCCCGGAGGTACTTTACAATATCGTTTCTATAACAATTTTAAAAGACGTGAATCAAAGGGCAAGAACACCTTTGGTAACATGGCCAATTTTTTGGCTCCCAGCGTATATCTTCAAAGTGGCAATCCACTTATCGGGGATTTGGAAACGGTTTCTGACATCAATGGAGGAGCCGGAGTTATGTATGGACTGCAAAGAACGGGTAAGAAAGGCTTTCAATTTAATTTAATGTTCGGCCCTGTTGTATTCTTCGACGATTTTGATACGGAAGCGGGTATACTTTTAGATATTAGATTGGGCTTTGTTCTGGGTGCCAAGAAAAAGTTTAATAACTGATACAAAAGAACAAATAAGCAGTACCTTTGCGCGCTCAAAAGCAAGGCCATGCAGAAAATCAAGAACATAGCTATCATTGCCCACGTAGATCATGGGAAGACCACCTTGGTGGATAAGATCATGTACCATTGTCAATTGTTCCGTGAAAATGAGAATAAAGGGGATTTGATTTTGGACAATAACGACTTGGAACGTGAACGCGGTATTACCATTGTATCCAAAAATGTTTCCGTGGTTTATAAGGACACCAAGATCAATATCATCGATACCCCGGGGCACGCCGATTTTGGAGGGGAAGTGGAACGCGTACTGAACATGGCGGATGGTGTACTGCTATTGGTGGATGCTTTTGAAGGGCCCATGCCCCAGACCCGTTTTGTGCTGCAAAAAGCCATTGATTTAGGGTTAAAACCCTGTGTGGTCATCAATAAAGTGGACAAGGAGAACTGTACCCCGGAAGAGGTACATGAAAAGGTTTTTGATTTGATGTTTGAACTGGGCGCAGAGGAATGGCAATTGGACTTTCCTACCGTTTATGGCTCTGCAAAACAGGGTTGGATGAGCGAGGACTGGCAAAAACCGACCGAAGATATTTCCCCACTGTTGGATATGGTCCTGGAACATGTTCCCGAATTTAAACCGGAAGAAGGCTCTACCCAAATGTTGATCACCTCCCTGGACTTTTCAAGTTTTACGGGCCGTATCGCCATCGGAAGATTACAACGTGGAAGCCTAAGGGAAGGGCAACAGGTCACCTTGGTCAAGCGTGAGGGCAACATGATAAAATCCAAAATCAAGGAGGTCTTTGTATTTGATGGTTTGGGAAGGAAAAAAGTACAGGAAGTACAAACGGGGGATATCTGCGCTTTAGTAGGGATGGATGGTTTTGATATTGGAGATACCGTTGCCGATTTGGAAAATCCGGAAGGGTTAAAGACCATTGCCATAGATGAACCTACAATGAGCATGCTCTTTACGATCAATGATAGTCCGTTTTTTGGTAAGGACGGCAAATTCGTTACTTCCAGACACATCAAGGAACGTCTGGAAAAGGAGCTGGAAAAGAATTTGGCCCTACGGGTGGAAGAAACGGATAGTGCGGATAAATTCATGGTTTTTGGTCGTGGGGTGTTGCACCTTTCCGTGCTCATTGAAACCATGCGTCGCGAAGGATATGAACTTCAAATAGGTCAGCCTCAGGTCATCATAAAGGAAGTGGACGGTGTTAAATGCGAACCCGTGGAGCAATTGACCATTGATTTGCCCGAGGAGGTTTCCGGTAAAGCCGTGGAAATGGTTTCCATTCGCAAAGGCGAAATGGTAAGTATGGAGGCCAAAGGTTCCCGAATGGTATGTGAATTCATCATCCCTTCCAGGGGAATCATAGGTCTACGGAACCAGTTATTGACGGCAACCGCCGGTGAAGCCATTATGGCACATCGGTTTTTGGAATACCAACCTTTAAAAGGGGCAATTACGGGTCGTATCAATGGGTCATTGGTTTCCATGGAAAACGGAACGGCAATCCCATATTCCATAGATAAGCTCCAGGAGCGTGGGAAATTCTTTATTGACCCTGGAGAGGATATCTATGAGGGGCAGGTCATTGGGGAAAATTCACGCCAGGATGATATGACCATCAATGTTACCAAAACCAAAAAACTTTCCAATGTAAGATCGGCAGGAGCGGATGATAAGGCCAAAATAGTCCCTGCCATCAAATTTTCTTTGGAAGAGGCCCTGGAATACATTCAAAAGGATGAATATGTTGAGGTAACGCCCAATCATCTCCGTTTGCGAAAAATACACTTAAAAGAAGTCGACCGAAAACGGAATAAGGTGGACTGATTATCTTCTCATTCCTGTATGTCATCCTCAGCGTAGTCGAAGGGAAAGCCGGAATCTATTGGTCCATTGACAACATGAAGTGAAAACATATTTAATCTAGGTACCTACTAAGAGCAAGGGGATGGCGAATTTATGGATTCCGCAATGAATGCGGAATGAC
The sequence above is a segment of the Muricauda sp. SCSIO 64092 genome. Coding sequences within it:
- the kdsA gene encoding 3-deoxy-8-phosphooctulonate synthase, translating into MSLSQIPKITYTSSGNFFLLAGPCAIEGEDMALRIAEKVIQITNNLQIPYVFKGSFKKANRSRLDSFTGIGDEKALKILRKVSDTFNVPTITDIHTEQDAAMAAEYVDVLQIPAFLVRQTDLVVAAAKTGKTVNLKKGQFMSPESMKHAVTKVHESGNEHAWITDRGTMFGYQDMVVDFRGIPTMKQYAPVVLDVTHSLQQPNQSSGVTGGRPALIGTMARAGIAAGVDGLFMETHFNPSNAKSDGANMLDLSLLEKLLSDLVAIRKTINSL
- a CDS encoding DUF1801 domain-containing protein codes for the protein MNPAEEYILSREEPYRSILLHLKAILEGVIPNVDMKYKWRIPCFYADKHPICYLNASYKGGFVDIAFWNSAHLTKHLELMHSEKRKVVKSFRYFTLEEINDEVLIEVVQEAYDLRKKGFYKRS
- the typA gene encoding translational GTPase TypA — translated: MQKIKNIAIIAHVDHGKTTLVDKIMYHCQLFRENENKGDLILDNNDLERERGITIVSKNVSVVYKDTKINIIDTPGHADFGGEVERVLNMADGVLLLVDAFEGPMPQTRFVLQKAIDLGLKPCVVINKVDKENCTPEEVHEKVFDLMFELGAEEWQLDFPTVYGSAKQGWMSEDWQKPTEDISPLLDMVLEHVPEFKPEEGSTQMLITSLDFSSFTGRIAIGRLQRGSLREGQQVTLVKREGNMIKSKIKEVFVFDGLGRKKVQEVQTGDICALVGMDGFDIGDTVADLENPEGLKTIAIDEPTMSMLFTINDSPFFGKDGKFVTSRHIKERLEKELEKNLALRVEETDSADKFMVFGRGVLHLSVLIETMRREGYELQIGQPQVIIKEVDGVKCEPVEQLTIDLPEEVSGKAVEMVSIRKGEMVSMEAKGSRMVCEFIIPSRGIIGLRNQLLTATAGEAIMAHRFLEYQPLKGAITGRINGSLVSMENGTAIPYSIDKLQERGKFFIDPGEDIYEGQVIGENSRQDDMTINVTKTKKLSNVRSAGADDKAKIVPAIKFSLEEALEYIQKDEYVEVTPNHLRLRKIHLKEVDRKRNKVD
- a CDS encoding LytR/AlgR family response regulator transcription factor, whose translation is MKKVLIADDEKAGRTLIKEYLEDYPDLVLIAEVNNGVDAISEINRFKPDLVFLDIQMPGKTGFEVLTYLEELPAIIFSTAYDEYALKAFEVHAVDYLLKPYTKERFRLAIERLNPDNQKLGRLTESLLMNKTDYPTRVLVQQNKKLITTAVNDIQWVEAYGDYSKLHVDKQVYLSNFGISDLEQKLNPQKFLRVHRSSIINLDKVKELNKYGKSYDVTMLNQDVVRVSRGYMEALKKIIL
- a CDS encoding TonB-dependent receptor domain-containing protein → MKTFIFSVLLLIGTGLSAQTIKGKVVDDNEQPVIFAAVTLNNPKDSSLVKATITADYGIFEFNGIVSGKYILKITNMGYADYTRRIDFKEENLDFGTIYLNSEAQNLEEVTVVSEKPMVQVLADKTVFNVENTINATGTSAFELLRKAPGVIVDNGGGFIVEGKTGVQIFIDGKLSVLQGEDLTNYLESLQATDVESVEIITQPSSKYDAAGNAGIINIKLKKDKSLGTNGTFTSGMTVGDFGRTNASINFNNREKKGNFYGTYSNRFGKSTGFIDLLRNQFGTQFDSRSSSIYDRNTNNIKLGYDYYLNSKHTIGAIVNGNFNNGFTNSTTRTPIRDADAIENDSLLVAFNQRQNTSYNINANLNYKYADTLGHSINVDLDYGRYNSERDALQPNTYFNGDESQVLSERITFQDTPIDINIATIKADYEQDFLKGKLGVGFKLSYINTDNTFDFFNQLNGENILDTSQSNQFEYQENINAAYVNFNRKWGKWNLQFGLRVENTDSDGILTSQQQNEDDRVQRNYTDYFPSGGLTYQMNRKNQFALTYSRRIQRPNYQSLNPFEYQLDELSFSKGNPFLQPQYTNNIKLSHTFNYRLTTSISYSYVTDFFARVTIADSETTNFLTTLNVADQEVINLGISYPKKIYEWWNIYFSLNAYISDFKATSEEFLPVRQETLSFYAQNTLTLSKTLKMEISGWYSSPSIWGGTYQTESLGSLNLAFQKKLFDNRFTARLSFNDILFTVPWNGTTQFGDLFIDGRGGSDSRQVAFSLTYDFGRNEIKKARKRKTGLQDENDRIGS
- a CDS encoding sensor histidine kinase; its protein translation is MDRKVIWGLRRKEILAVLIFYFVFATLYYVAIWITSGMRGEFFDLVSYIDSCGLQYVIFLLFTIPIWYLIFKQLRSISLYKRLLIHIVTLPIFIFGTQQVYYSIADAVDFGHLEGSGSVWDIYIPALLYLVQFGIFHAYEYYNVAQQKLRMEGELRQAALKSELAAIKAQLNPHFLYNVFNTINASVPPKQEKTRQLIATLADLFRYQLKASKKELVPLSDEIEFVNKYLELEKARFEERLEIEMNVPKALLGEMVPPMLLQPLVENSVKHGISNTLKGGKISISIFKEGEKLKFEIADTGKGVKDKKSLFGRGVGLSNTQLRLQKMYQSQLEILDNTPQGLKICFAL